The following are encoded in a window of Halosolutus halophilus genomic DNA:
- a CDS encoding saccharopine dehydrogenase family protein has protein sequence MDSLLVYGSYGYTGQLVAREAISRGGSPVVAGRNGRKVRRQADELGVEGRTFDLAGDVAARIGSFDAVLNCAGPFAETADPLLDACLATGTDYLDITGEFTVFERLRQHDADAREAGITVLPGVGFDVVPSDCLAAFLHDQLPAADELTLAISGSVSVSRGTARTILDLLGQGVVRRNGRLVEVPAAFRSREIDFGDGPEHAVLAPWGDVVTAAHSTGVESIEVYVAVPPAARRAMPLARALGWLAERRPIERVLEWGIDAYVDGPDERELATDTAVIWGEVRDSETDRTARGRLRTPNPYALTAESAVSAAERVLADGDRVQAGFQTPASALGTDFVLELTGTERKLLDAPADSNDSNWSAAESED, from the coding sequence ATGGACTCCCTTCTCGTCTACGGCTCGTACGGCTACACCGGCCAGCTAGTGGCACGCGAGGCCATCTCCCGAGGAGGGTCGCCCGTCGTCGCCGGCCGGAACGGACGGAAAGTACGACGACAGGCCGACGAACTCGGCGTCGAGGGCCGGACCTTCGACCTCGCGGGCGACGTCGCCGCCCGGATCGGCAGCTTCGACGCAGTACTGAACTGCGCGGGGCCGTTCGCCGAGACGGCCGATCCGCTGCTCGACGCCTGCCTGGCCACCGGAACGGACTACCTCGACATCACCGGTGAGTTCACCGTGTTCGAACGGCTCCGCCAGCACGACGCGGACGCCCGCGAGGCGGGGATCACGGTTCTGCCCGGCGTCGGGTTCGACGTCGTTCCCTCGGACTGTTTAGCTGCGTTTCTCCACGACCAGCTTCCGGCGGCCGACGAACTCACGCTGGCCATCAGCGGCTCCGTCTCGGTCTCTCGCGGGACGGCCCGGACGATCCTCGACCTGCTCGGACAGGGCGTCGTCCGGCGGAACGGCCGCCTCGTCGAGGTCCCGGCGGCGTTCCGGAGTCGCGAGATCGACTTCGGCGACGGGCCCGAACACGCCGTCCTGGCACCGTGGGGCGACGTCGTCACCGCAGCCCACAGCACCGGCGTCGAGTCGATCGAGGTGTACGTCGCCGTCCCGCCCGCCGCGCGGCGGGCGATGCCGCTGGCCAGGGCGCTCGGCTGGCTGGCCGAGCGGCGACCGATCGAGCGCGTTCTCGAGTGGGGAATCGACGCGTACGTCGACGGCCCCGACGAACGGGAACTGGCGACCGACACCGCCGTGATCTGGGGCGAGGTTCGGGACTCCGAGACCGATCGGACTGCCCGCGGACGCCTGCGAACCCCGAATCCCTACGCCCTGACCGCCGAATCAGCGGTGAGCGCCGCCGAACGCGTGCTCGCGGACGGTGATCGCGTCCAGGCCGGGTTCCAGACGCCCGCGAGCGCGCTGGGAACCGACTTCGTACTCGAACTGACGGGGACGGAACGGAAACTGCTCGACGCGCCTGCCGATTCGAACGACTCGAACTGGTCGGCTGCCGAATCCGAAGACTGA
- a CDS encoding Rieske (2Fe-2S) protein, whose translation MSATDRITPLADVPESSTVCFRVRNGTDDEREAILVREGTDGVACWLNYCQHFTHINLDKGSGAPMRDGEIVCANHGAYFDADSGKCTFGPCEGAYLTALDVTVDDGHVYLTDEEYEFVGPGPIEEADADRTSTSNVEF comes from the coding sequence ATGTCGGCTACAGACCGGATCACACCGCTGGCGGACGTTCCCGAGTCGTCCACGGTTTGCTTTCGCGTACGAAACGGCACGGACGACGAGCGGGAGGCGATCCTCGTCAGGGAGGGGACGGACGGCGTCGCCTGCTGGCTGAACTACTGCCAGCACTTCACGCACATCAATCTCGACAAGGGTTCGGGTGCCCCGATGCGCGACGGCGAGATCGTCTGTGCAAACCACGGGGCGTACTTCGACGCCGACTCCGGGAAGTGTACCTTCGGTCCGTGTGAAGGGGCGTATCTCACGGCGCTCGACGTCACCGTCGACGACGGCCACGTCTACCTGACCGACGAGGAGTACGAGTTCGTCGGTCCCGGTCCGATCGAGGAGGCGGACGCCGATCGGACCTCGACCTCGAACGTCGAATTTTGA
- a CDS encoding DUF7344 domain-containing protein encodes MTATSHPESDCVDLVLSVLDWLDGQETSPEAVDEAFSLLASHRRRLLLEVMATYGEDLTLPDAAEEVAVRETGRKVTELSAERVADVYISLYHDHLPRLVDAGLLEYDQERDLVSPAAVR; translated from the coding sequence ATGACTGCCACGTCCCATCCCGAGTCCGACTGTGTTGATCTCGTGCTTTCGGTCCTCGACTGGCTCGACGGGCAGGAGACGTCGCCCGAAGCGGTCGACGAGGCCTTCTCGCTACTCGCCAGCCACCGTCGTCGCCTGCTGCTCGAGGTGATGGCCACGTACGGCGAGGACCTCACGCTCCCCGACGCCGCCGAGGAGGTCGCCGTCCGGGAAACGGGCCGGAAGGTAACGGAACTCTCCGCCGAGCGGGTCGCCGACGTGTACATCTCGCTGTACCACGATCACCTCCCGCGACTGGTCGACGCCGGCCTGCTCGAGTACGATCAGGAACGCGACCTCGTCTCGCCGGCCGCCGTGCGGTAG
- a CDS encoding transcriptional regulator: MREADETTRQRLADALRAEAATPSELAARLDLTPAAVLGHVEHVARSVEGTDERFLVAPPACRECGFDDFDDLLNRPSRCPDCKSESVDEPTFTIE; this comes from the coding sequence ATGCGAGAGGCCGACGAAACGACCCGGCAGCGACTCGCCGACGCCCTCCGTGCCGAGGCCGCGACACCGAGCGAACTGGCCGCTCGACTCGACCTGACGCCAGCGGCGGTACTCGGCCACGTCGAACACGTCGCCCGATCGGTCGAGGGAACGGACGAACGGTTCCTCGTCGCCCCGCCGGCCTGTCGGGAGTGTGGCTTCGACGACTTCGACGACCTGCTGAACCGTCCCTCGCGGTGTCCCGACTGCAAGAGCGAGAGCGTCGACGAACCGACGTTTACGATCGAGTGA
- a CDS encoding NDP-sugar synthase, translated as MKAVVLAGGYATRMWPITKHRPKMFLPIGDSTVVDRIFDELETDDRIDEVYVSTNERFAPDFEAHLADSEFEKPQLSVEETSEEDDKFGVVGALAQLIDRENVDDDLLVIAGDNLISFDVADFLDYFESNDAPTIAAYDVGSREKAKSYGLVELEDDRVVDFQEKPENPNSTLVSIACYAFPAESLSLLPTYLEEGNNPDEPGWFVQWLQNREPTYAYTFEGAWFDIGTPESYLDAVAWHLDGESLVDDSATLEEATIGDNVHVMDDVTLENTSLDHAVIFSGATVRNADIRGSIIDEGTHLEDLDLAGALIGAHTTITNGSPQ; from the coding sequence ATGAAGGCCGTCGTCCTTGCTGGTGGGTACGCGACCCGAATGTGGCCGATCACGAAACATCGCCCCAAGATGTTCCTTCCGATCGGCGACTCGACCGTCGTCGATCGCATCTTCGACGAACTCGAGACCGACGACCGGATCGACGAGGTCTACGTGAGCACGAACGAACGGTTCGCTCCCGACTTCGAAGCCCACCTCGCCGACAGCGAGTTCGAGAAACCGCAGCTCTCGGTCGAGGAGACGAGCGAGGAAGACGACAAGTTCGGCGTCGTCGGCGCGCTCGCCCAGTTGATCGATCGCGAAAACGTCGACGACGACCTCCTCGTGATCGCCGGTGACAACCTCATCAGCTTCGACGTCGCGGACTTCCTGGACTACTTCGAGTCGAACGATGCGCCCACGATCGCCGCCTACGACGTCGGCTCCCGCGAGAAGGCCAAATCGTACGGCCTCGTCGAACTCGAGGACGACCGCGTCGTCGACTTCCAGGAGAAACCCGAGAACCCGAACAGTACGCTCGTCTCGATCGCCTGTTACGCGTTCCCCGCCGAGTCGCTATCCCTGCTGCCGACCTACCTCGAGGAGGGGAACAACCCCGACGAACCCGGCTGGTTCGTTCAGTGGCTCCAGAACCGGGAACCGACCTACGCCTACACGTTCGAGGGTGCGTGGTTCGACATCGGCACGCCCGAGAGCTACCTCGACGCCGTCGCGTGGCACCTGGACGGCGAGTCGCTCGTCGACGATTCCGCGACCCTCGAGGAGGCCACGATCGGCGACAACGTCCACGTGATGGACGACGTTACCCTGGAGAACACGAGCCTCGACCACGCGGTGATCTTCTCCGGGGCGACGGTCCGCAACGCAGACATCCGCGGTTCGATCATCGACGAGGGGACCCACCTCGAGGACCTCGACCTCGCGGGGGCGCTGATCGGCGCTCACACGACGATCACGAACGGTTCGCCCCAGTGA
- a CDS encoding ferritin-like domain-containing protein, producing the protein MSRQPRDGRTSLRVVGDGIHELIESDRDLFVRELRELYHDGREREDLQSGLAESATDEDLEEFFAAHGETTTDQIGRLEAPFDAIEAEVDPGPIENGALEGFREDRDEFVADLQDPILGDTVDAELARAIERLEITKVETLLELADRTELPNEVVEELETTKTEMETGLDRARELTTI; encoded by the coding sequence GTGAGCAGGCAGCCGCGAGACGGCCGAACCTCTTTGCGGGTCGTCGGTGACGGCATCCACGAGCTGATCGAAAGCGATCGCGACCTGTTCGTCCGGGAGCTTCGGGAACTCTACCACGACGGACGCGAACGCGAGGATCTCCAGTCCGGGTTGGCCGAGTCCGCGACCGACGAGGACCTCGAGGAGTTCTTCGCGGCCCACGGCGAGACGACCACCGACCAGATCGGGCGGCTCGAGGCTCCGTTCGACGCGATCGAGGCCGAGGTCGATCCCGGCCCGATCGAGAACGGGGCGCTCGAGGGGTTTCGCGAGGACCGCGACGAGTTCGTCGCGGACCTGCAGGATCCGATCCTGGGCGACACCGTCGATGCGGAACTGGCCCGGGCGATCGAGCGCCTCGAGATCACGAAAGTCGAGACGTTGCTCGAACTCGCCGATCGGACGGAACTGCCGAACGAAGTCGTCGAAGAACTAGAAACGACGAAAACGGAGATGGAAACCGGGCTCGATCGGGCACGAGAGCTGACAACGATCTAG
- a CDS encoding diphthine--ammonia ligase, producing MSETDGAWVSLFSGGKDSAWALYRALERGLDVRRLVTVHPTGDSYMYHVPATDLAGLAAESIGIPLVDVEPDDFDAESTMDASAQGDDELEPLEAALADLNDELAGGIAGVTAGAVESEYQTSRIERMCDRLGCDLFAPLWREDPRELADAMLDAGFEIRIVRVAAHGLDESWLGRPLDREALADLERLNEEYGVHILGEGGEFETLVVDGPHMDRRIDLEYEPEWEGTRGTIRITDAELV from the coding sequence ATGAGCGAGACAGATGGCGCGTGGGTCAGTCTCTTCTCGGGCGGCAAGGACTCCGCCTGGGCGCTATACCGGGCGCTCGAACGGGGACTCGACGTCCGACGGCTCGTCACCGTCCACCCGACCGGCGACTCGTACATGTACCACGTTCCGGCGACCGATCTGGCCGGGCTGGCGGCCGAGAGCATCGGGATCCCGCTGGTCGACGTCGAACCGGACGATTTCGACGCGGAGTCGACGATGGACGCGAGCGCGCAGGGCGACGACGAACTCGAGCCGCTGGAAGCCGCGCTCGCGGACCTGAACGACGAACTCGCGGGCGGCATCGCCGGCGTCACCGCGGGTGCCGTCGAGAGCGAGTACCAGACGAGTCGGATCGAACGCATGTGCGATCGGCTCGGCTGTGACCTCTTCGCGCCCCTCTGGCGGGAGGACCCCCGCGAACTCGCCGACGCGATGCTCGACGCCGGCTTCGAGATCCGGATCGTCCGGGTCGCAGCCCACGGGCTGGACGAGTCGTGGCTCGGCCGCCCGCTCGATCGGGAAGCGCTGGCCGACCTCGAACGGCTCAACGAGGAGTACGGCGTTCACATCCTCGGAGAGGGCGGCGAGTTCGAGACGCTGGTGGTCGACGGGCCGCACATGGATCGGCGGATCGACCTCGAGTACGAACCCGAGTGGGAGGGGACCCGAGGGACGATCCGGATCACCGACGCGGAGTTGGTATGA
- a CDS encoding DUF373 family protein, producing MTTLVVCLDRTDDVGRKTGLRSPVVGWEAVRALVTDVGLADPEDSGVNTLLETLRVAQSLRDEDETVVVAVVSGDRESMVSADRAVAHQLDDLIEDHDPDSAIVVIDSAEDERLVPIVESRVQVDSVDRVVVRQARDIESTYYLLKQFLADEELRQTVLVPIGLTLLVFPILATVLSPAKGAAAITTVIGLFLLYKGFNVDEILTGLAHQVRESLYSGQVSVVTYVVAAGLTLFAGGIGVSNLEDQPGVVIPAMRFAFDSVPWLAMAALTASAGRLLDEIIDDEPIRSSYLNLPFIVVAVGLVIRGFSAYFLERQGEIDPLVVPASEFTVLSIESFAVTAGQRLALFVITAIVVSLVGAQVASHFSRPVESGEVTDGGEAESGLTDGGPAAAVPTRSLPKDASRDGDARDSRRPRDDDRADADQPAAEPGSDGDPNTRREPGGETESTGAEAERDSSG from the coding sequence GTGACAACGCTGGTCGTCTGCCTCGATCGGACCGACGACGTTGGGCGCAAGACCGGTCTCCGGTCGCCCGTCGTCGGCTGGGAGGCAGTTCGCGCGCTCGTGACCGACGTCGGCCTCGCGGATCCGGAAGATTCGGGCGTCAACACCCTGCTCGAGACGCTTCGCGTCGCACAGAGCCTCCGCGACGAGGACGAGACCGTCGTCGTCGCCGTCGTCTCGGGGGACCGCGAGTCGATGGTGTCGGCCGATCGGGCCGTCGCACACCAGCTCGACGACCTCATCGAGGACCACGACCCCGACTCCGCCATCGTCGTCATCGACAGCGCGGAGGACGAACGGCTGGTGCCGATCGTCGAGAGTCGGGTGCAGGTCGATTCGGTCGATCGGGTCGTCGTCAGGCAGGCGCGGGACATCGAGTCGACCTACTACCTGCTCAAGCAGTTCCTCGCCGACGAGGAACTCCGCCAGACGGTGCTCGTTCCGATCGGACTGACGCTGCTGGTTTTCCCGATACTCGCGACAGTCCTCAGTCCCGCGAAGGGTGCAGCCGCGATCACGACCGTTATCGGGCTCTTCTTGCTGTACAAGGGATTCAACGTCGACGAGATCCTGACCGGGCTCGCACATCAAGTCCGCGAATCCCTGTACTCCGGTCAGGTGTCGGTCGTCACGTACGTCGTCGCCGCCGGGCTAACGCTGTTCGCGGGCGGGATCGGCGTCTCGAACCTCGAGGACCAACCGGGAGTCGTGATCCCCGCGATGCGGTTCGCCTTCGACAGCGTCCCGTGGCTCGCGATGGCCGCACTCACCGCGAGCGCTGGACGACTGCTCGACGAGATCATCGACGACGAGCCGATCCGGAGTTCGTACCTCAATCTGCCGTTCATCGTCGTCGCCGTCGGACTGGTGATCCGGGGCTTCTCCGCGTACTTCCTCGAACGACAGGGCGAGATCGATCCGCTCGTCGTCCCGGCGAGCGAGTTCACCGTGCTCTCGATCGAGAGCTTCGCGGTGACCGCCGGCCAGCGACTGGCGCTGTTCGTCATCACCGCAATCGTGGTGAGTCTCGTCGGCGCACAGGTCGCGTCACACTTCAGCCGGCCCGTCGAAAGCGGCGAGGTGACAGACGGTGGTGAGGCCGAATCCGGACTCACCGACGGCGGTCCGGCGGCCGCCGTCCCGACGCGATCGCTGCCGAAAGACGCGAGTCGCGACGGCGATGCTCGCGACTCGCGTCGACCGCGCGACGACGACCGCGCCGACGCCGATCAGCCGGCCGCGGAACCCGGTAGCGATGGCGACCCGAACACCCGTCGCGAACCGGGGGGAGAGACGGAGTCGACGGGAGCGGAGGCGGAGCGGGACTCCTCCGGATAG
- the sppA gene encoding signal peptide peptidase SppA, whose amino-acid sequence MVSSEGIGRLVIVFVGAVAFAGIGFALFVAYPTSLADLFGVLAALVVVGIGLRVASSTADSLFPGYDVAEVAVEGPITRDGGSGPLPSSPRATPADDIVEQIDRADEDDNARALLLKLNTPGGEVVPSDDIKLAAERFDGPTIAYTTDVCASGGYWIASGCDELWARDASIVGSIGVIGSRVNASDLADKVGLSYERFAAGEYKDAGTALKEMDDDEREYLQGLIDDYYDTFVERVSDGRELEPEDIRETEARIYLGETAAEMGLVDRLGTRRAIETELADRFDTDEVTVEEFEPERPLMSRIGAGARGVAYALGAGIAGAVLGEERDRGFRLRT is encoded by the coding sequence GTGGTCAGTAGCGAGGGAATCGGCAGACTGGTGATCGTGTTCGTCGGGGCCGTCGCGTTCGCCGGTATCGGGTTCGCCCTCTTCGTGGCCTATCCGACGTCGCTCGCGGATCTCTTCGGCGTCCTCGCCGCGCTCGTCGTCGTCGGAATCGGCCTCCGGGTCGCGAGTTCGACCGCCGACTCGCTGTTCCCGGGATACGACGTCGCCGAGGTCGCCGTCGAAGGGCCGATCACCCGCGACGGCGGCAGTGGACCCCTCCCCTCCAGTCCGCGAGCGACGCCGGCCGACGACATCGTCGAGCAGATCGATCGGGCCGACGAGGACGACAACGCACGGGCGCTGCTGCTGAAACTGAACACGCCGGGCGGCGAGGTCGTTCCCAGCGACGACATCAAACTCGCTGCCGAACGGTTCGACGGCCCGACGATCGCCTACACGACCGACGTCTGTGCCAGCGGCGGGTATTGGATCGCCAGCGGCTGTGACGAACTCTGGGCCCGCGACGCGAGCATCGTGGGCTCGATCGGCGTCATCGGATCGCGGGTCAACGCCAGCGATCTCGCCGACAAGGTGGGACTCTCCTACGAGCGGTTCGCCGCGGGCGAGTACAAGGACGCCGGAACCGCGCTCAAGGAGATGGACGACGACGAACGCGAGTACCTGCAGGGGCTGATCGACGACTACTACGACACGTTCGTCGAGCGGGTCAGCGACGGCCGCGAACTCGAGCCCGAAGACATCCGCGAAACGGAGGCCCGGATCTACCTCGGCGAGACCGCCGCCGAGATGGGGCTGGTCGACCGCCTCGGCACCCGTCGAGCGATCGAAACCGAACTGGCCGATCGGTTCGACACCGACGAGGTGACCGTCGAAGAGTTCGAACCCGAACGGCCGTTGATGTCCCGCATCGGGGCCGGTGCCCGCGGGGTCGCGTACGCACTCGGTGCGGGGATCGCCGGTGCCGTGCTGGGGGAGGAACGCGATCGCGGGTTCCGACTCCGCACCTGA
- a CDS encoding carboxylate--amine ligase, whose amino-acid sequence MYGERDDASVLVPGIDAPSTVACLRSLRPRGVRTIVGSERATTPAAASRYCDEFVQLPDPGADLAAYGEALLSIAERPAVRTVIPVREEDVYVLAANRDAFADAVATPWPTFETLRQVQDRVDLFAAADAAGVAIPETTLLSEWTDWDRETIVKPRYTVAAPEYLGPEADCEIGSTVYRTPGTPPDVAASIERHGHEPLVQERIPDSREYGFFALYDHGKPVATFQHCQHRGWEYCGGPSAYRESVSIPALEDAGRSLLDELEWHGLAMVEFLRDPDTDEFKLMEINPRFWSSLPFSVRVGADFPYYYWRTAIDEPIAPGPTYEVGVGGHLLRGEISYLHSILAKEYPMIERPALGAAVREVATSLVRQPRFDYAVADDPLPFVRDGLNVARDWWDGYGRPRLAGEPRSADAADGNEPIGDDRDAVETDASL is encoded by the coding sequence ATGTACGGAGAGAGGGACGACGCGAGCGTCCTCGTGCCCGGGATCGACGCCCCGAGCACCGTGGCCTGTCTGCGCTCGCTGCGTCCGCGCGGGGTCCGGACGATCGTCGGATCGGAGCGCGCGACGACGCCGGCTGCCGCCTCGAGATACTGCGACGAGTTCGTCCAGCTTCCAGATCCAGGGGCGGATCTGGCTGCCTACGGCGAGGCATTGCTCTCGATCGCCGAGCGACCGGCCGTCCGGACGGTCATTCCGGTCCGTGAGGAGGACGTCTACGTCCTCGCGGCGAACCGGGACGCGTTCGCGGACGCGGTCGCGACGCCCTGGCCGACCTTCGAGACGCTCCGGCAGGTCCAGGACCGCGTCGACCTCTTCGCGGCCGCCGACGCGGCGGGCGTGGCGATCCCCGAAACCACGCTGCTGTCCGAGTGGACCGACTGGGATCGCGAGACGATCGTCAAACCCCGGTACACGGTGGCAGCGCCCGAGTATCTCGGTCCGGAGGCCGACTGCGAGATCGGATCGACGGTCTACCGGACGCCCGGCACTCCACCGGACGTCGCGGCCAGCATCGAACGGCACGGCCACGAGCCGCTCGTCCAGGAACGGATCCCCGACTCGCGGGAGTACGGCTTCTTCGCCCTCTACGACCACGGGAAGCCGGTCGCGACGTTCCAGCACTGCCAGCACCGCGGCTGGGAGTACTGCGGCGGGCCGAGCGCGTACCGGGAATCCGTCTCGATTCCGGCCCTCGAGGACGCGGGTCGGTCCCTGCTCGACGAACTCGAGTGGCACGGCCTCGCGATGGTCGAGTTCCTGCGCGACCCCGACACGGACGAGTTCAAACTCATGGAGATCAACCCCCGGTTCTGGTCGTCACTCCCCTTCTCGGTCCGCGTAGGGGCGGACTTTCCCTACTACTACTGGCGCACGGCGATCGACGAGCCGATCGCTCCCGGTCCGACCTACGAGGTCGGGGTCGGCGGGCACCTTCTCCGGGGCGAGATCAGCTACCTGCACAGTATCCTCGCAAAGGAGTATCCGATGATCGAACGCCCCGCACTCGGGGCCGCAGTCCGCGAGGTCGCGACCTCGCTCGTTCGCCAGCCCCGATTCGACTACGCCGTCGCCGACGATCCGCTGCCGTTCGTCAGGGACGGGTTGAACGTCGCCCGGGACTGGTGGGACGGCTACGGGCGACCGCGGCTGGCCGGGGAGCCGCGATCGGCCGATGCGGCCGACGGAAACGAACCGATCGGGGACGATCGGGACGCGGTCGAAACCGACGCGTCGCTGTAG
- a CDS encoding coiled-coil protein — MVDESKNIELTEDDLENKSKGQLIKMAGQLRDRRNELNQMASERASKRDELNAKTREKVDEAQEHREKRDELNEKVQEHKEKRNELNAEANELFDRVEELKSDMELNEGKDLEELEEEIEQLEFKQQTEVLSSEEEKELIEKIESKREEYEERKQKLDQNEDLEELVDEAEEVRSEASQHHQKVTELADKAQEHHNQMIEAYREADDIRDEADEMHEKFVEAQEAADQHHEDFVRVQKRLRELDKKEEKERKSERDKKKEEAKEEAEEIYQKFKEGETLDTEDLMKLQKTGLL; from the coding sequence ATGGTAGACGAATCGAAAAACATCGAACTGACAGAAGACGACCTCGAAAACAAATCGAAAGGACAGCTCATCAAGATGGCCGGTCAACTCCGAGACCGGCGAAACGAGCTGAACCAGATGGCTTCCGAGCGGGCTTCCAAACGCGACGAGCTCAACGCAAAGACCCGCGAGAAGGTCGACGAAGCTCAAGAGCACCGCGAGAAGCGCGACGAACTCAACGAGAAGGTCCAGGAGCACAAGGAGAAGCGAAACGAGCTCAACGCCGAAGCCAACGAGCTGTTCGACCGCGTCGAAGAGCTCAAATCGGACATGGAGCTCAACGAGGGCAAGGACCTCGAGGAACTCGAGGAGGAGATCGAACAGCTCGAGTTCAAACAGCAGACCGAGGTCCTCTCGAGCGAAGAGGAAAAAGAGCTCATCGAGAAGATCGAGTCCAAGCGCGAGGAGTACGAGGAGCGCAAGCAGAAGCTCGATCAGAACGAGGACCTCGAAGAACTCGTCGACGAAGCCGAGGAAGTCCGATCGGAAGCCTCACAGCACCACCAGAAGGTGACGGAGCTGGCGGACAAGGCCCAGGAACATCACAATCAGATGATCGAGGCCTACCGCGAGGCCGACGACATCCGTGACGAGGCCGACGAGATGCACGAGAAGTTCGTGGAAGCCCAGGAGGCCGCCGACCAGCACCACGAGGACTTCGTGCGCGTCCAGAAGCGCCTGCGCGAACTGGACAAGAAAGAAGAGAAGGAGCGCAAGTCCGAGCGCGACAAGAAGAAAGAGGAGGCCAAAGAAGAGGCCGAGGAAATCTATCAGAAGTTCAAGGAAGGCGAAACCCTCGACACCGAGGACCTGATGAAACTCCAGAAGACGGGACTGCTCTAG